The Vidua macroura isolate BioBank_ID:100142 chromosome 27, ASM2450914v1, whole genome shotgun sequence genome includes a window with the following:
- the WIPF2 gene encoding WAS/WASL-interacting protein family member 2, translated as MPIPPPPPPPPGPPPPPTLSQANTEPPKLSREEQRGRGALLQDICKGTKLRKVTQINDRSAPILEKPKGSGGSSYGSGSGSAAIQPKGGLFQGGVPKLRPVGAKDSSDSSTKQTLQVPGSRAAAPRPPVPAGNSRPQDDADSSRGSPPELPRTQRPSLPDLSRPGTAGGTGMKHSSSAPPPPPPGRRAAAPPAPPPAHAKASPYNREKPLPPTPGQRLPGSRDGPPAPPPIKPPPSPVSVRSGAQGQSLAPPPPPYRQPPGVPNGPSSPSSELAPELPQRHNSLHRKAPGPLRGLAPPPPTAASPSLQSSRPPPPARDPPSRGAAPPPPPPMLRNGGRDAPPPPPPYRLHGPAEPPGRGKPPPPPTRTPAGPPPPPPPVRNGHRDSISTVRAFLDDFESKYSFHPVEDFPAPEEYKYFQRIYPSKTNRATRGAPPLPPIPR; from the exons ATGCCGATCCCTcctcccccgccgccgccccccggccccccgcCACCCCCCACCCTCAGTCAG gcgAACACGGAACCGCCGAAGCTGAGCCGAGAGGAgcagcggggccgcggggccctCCTGCAGGACATCTGTAAAGGGACCAAGCTCAGGAAAGTGACCCAAATCAATGACCGGAGTGCACCCATCCTGGAAA AGCCCAAgggcagcggcggcagcagctacggctctggctctggctcagCTGCCATCCAGCCCAAGGGCGGCCTCTTCCAAGGCGGCGTTCCCAAGCTCAGACCTGTGGGAGCCAAGGACAGCTCAG ACAGCTCCACTAAACAAACACTGCAAGTCCCTGGCTCccgagcagctgctcccaggccccCCGTGCCGGCCGGCAACAGCCGCCCTCAGGACGATGCCGACAGCAGCCGAGGGTCCCCGCCGGAACTGCCGCGCACGCAGAGGCCCTCCCTGCCTGACCTGTCCCGGCCCGGCACCGCCGGCGGCACCGGCATGAAGCACAGCTcctcggccccgccgcccccgccgccgggccgccgcgccgccgcccccccggccccccctcCAGCGCACGCCAAGGCCTCGCCCTACAACCGGGAGAAGCCGCTGCCGCCCACGCCGGGACAGCGCCTGCCCGGCAGCAGGGACGGACCCCCCGCCCCTCCGCCCATCAaaccccctccttccccagtcAGTGTCCGGTCGGGCGCTCAGGGCCAGTCTCtcgcccccccaccccccccttACCGGCAaccccccggtgtccccaacggcccctccagccccagcagcgaGTTGGCTCCGGAGCTGCCGCAGAGACACAACTCCTTGCACAGGAAGGCGCCGGGCCCACTGCGGGGTCTGGCACCGCCGCCGCCCACTGCTGCCTCCCcgtccctgcagagcagccgccccccgccgccggccAGAGACCCCCCAAGCCGTGGAGCAG ctccgccgcccccgccgccgaTGCTGCGGAACGGAGGGCGCGACGCCCCCCCGCCCCCACCCCCCTACAGACTGCacggccccgccgagccccccGGCCGGGGAAAGCCCCCGCCGCCACCCACCCGGACCCCGGCCGGGcccccgccgccaccgccgcccgTGCGGAACGGGCACCGGGACTCCATCTCCACCGTCAGAGCATTCCTGG ATGACTTTGAATCCAAATACTCCTTTCATCCCGTGGAAGACTTCCCAGCCCCAGAGGAATATAAATACTTCCAGAGAATCTACcccagcaaaacaaacagag